The Niallia alba genome includes a window with the following:
- the parC gene encoding DNA topoisomerase IV subunit A, translating to MSSLEQYRDLPLEDVLGDRFGRYSKYIIQERALPDARDGLKPVQRRILYAMHEEGNTHEKNFRKSAKTVGNVIGNYHPHGDSSVYEAMVRMSQEWKVRNVLIEMHGNNGSIDGDPPAAMRYTEARLSAISAELLRDIEKRTVDFIPNFDDTSNEPTVLPAKFPNLLVNGSTGISAGYATDIPPHHLGEVIDGVIERMDSPNCTVEDIMKHIKGPDFPTGGIIQGVEGIKKAYETGKGKIIVRGKTDIETLRGGKQQIVITEVPYELNKSNLVKKIDELRLDRKVEGIAEVRDETDRTGLRIVIELKKEVDANGILNFLFKNTDLQITYSFNMVAIYNKRPKLMGIIALLDAYIEHQKETIKRRTEFDLQKAKDRQHIVDGLIKALSILDEVIATIRASKDKRDAKNNLIAAFQFTEPQAEAIVSLQLYRLTNTDITALQAEAEDLANKIDEWTAILASEKKLLSVIKKELKDVKKRFVSERRTLIQDEIEEIKINLEVLVASEDVIVTVTKDGYIKRTSQRSYAASNGQDFGMKDTDRILAKIDVNTTEVVLLFTDKGNYLYLPVHELPDIRWKDLGQHISNIIPIDRDESIIKAMPIKDFERPQYLLFFTKNGMAKKTELINYKAQRYSKPLVAINLKGDDEVVDVHLTNGKQEVLIATHIGYALRFHEEEINIVGARAAGVKGINLKDNDYVIAGKVITNPQKESVVIMTQRGSIKKMKLTEFEFSGRAKRGLIMLRELKANPHRVVGMAILEAQDTVYLQTEKGEIESVKVGELRFNDRYSNGSFVIDETEAGKIVELWEEKITHDEA from the coding sequence ATGAGTTCATTAGAGCAATACCGTGATTTGCCTTTGGAGGATGTTCTCGGTGATCGTTTTGGACGGTATAGTAAATACATCATCCAAGAGCGGGCTTTACCTGATGCACGGGATGGACTAAAGCCTGTTCAGCGTCGAATTCTTTATGCTATGCATGAAGAAGGTAATACACATGAGAAAAACTTTCGAAAATCAGCAAAAACAGTCGGTAACGTTATCGGTAATTACCATCCACATGGAGATTCATCCGTTTATGAAGCTATGGTGCGTATGAGTCAAGAGTGGAAGGTTCGGAATGTTTTAATTGAAATGCACGGAAATAACGGAAGTATTGACGGAGATCCACCGGCAGCAATGCGTTATACGGAAGCAAGACTTTCGGCAATTTCTGCAGAATTACTGCGTGATATCGAAAAAAGAACCGTAGATTTCATTCCAAACTTTGATGATACATCGAATGAGCCAACTGTCTTGCCAGCAAAATTTCCAAACCTTTTAGTCAATGGCTCGACAGGTATTTCAGCAGGATATGCAACAGATATACCTCCCCATCATTTAGGTGAAGTAATTGATGGTGTAATTGAGCGAATGGATTCGCCAAATTGCACAGTAGAAGACATTATGAAGCATATCAAAGGTCCAGATTTTCCAACAGGCGGAATTATCCAAGGGGTAGAAGGCATTAAAAAAGCGTATGAGACCGGTAAAGGAAAAATCATTGTCCGTGGAAAAACCGATATTGAAACATTACGAGGCGGTAAACAGCAAATCGTGATTACGGAAGTTCCTTATGAGTTAAATAAAAGCAATCTCGTTAAAAAGATCGATGAATTGCGATTAGACCGAAAAGTCGAAGGGATTGCAGAAGTAAGAGATGAAACAGATCGAACAGGCTTACGAATTGTCATCGAGCTAAAAAAAGAAGTCGACGCAAATGGAATTTTAAATTTCTTATTTAAAAATACAGATTTACAAATTACGTACAGCTTTAATATGGTTGCCATTTACAACAAGCGTCCAAAGCTTATGGGCATTATTGCATTATTAGATGCGTATATAGAGCATCAAAAAGAAACAATTAAGCGTCGTACAGAATTTGATCTGCAAAAAGCAAAGGATCGTCAACATATTGTAGATGGATTAATAAAAGCATTGTCAATTCTAGATGAAGTCATTGCAACTATCCGTGCATCAAAGGATAAACGAGATGCGAAAAATAACTTGATTGCCGCCTTTCAATTTACTGAGCCACAAGCAGAAGCAATCGTGTCACTACAATTATATCGTTTAACAAATACAGATATAACAGCATTACAAGCAGAAGCAGAAGACTTAGCGAATAAAATTGACGAGTGGACTGCTATATTAGCAAGTGAAAAGAAATTGCTTTCCGTTATCAAAAAAGAACTAAAAGACGTGAAAAAGCGCTTTGTAAGCGAAAGACGTACATTAATCCAAGATGAAATTGAAGAAATCAAAATCAATCTGGAAGTATTAGTAGCAAGTGAAGACGTTATTGTAACGGTTACAAAAGATGGCTATATTAAACGTACGAGTCAACGTTCTTATGCAGCAAGCAATGGTCAAGATTTTGGCATGAAGGATACAGATAGAATTCTTGCTAAAATCGATGTAAATACAACTGAAGTTGTGTTATTGTTCACAGACAAAGGCAACTATTTATATTTACCAGTTCATGAATTGCCTGATATTCGTTGGAAAGATTTAGGTCAACATATTTCAAATATTATTCCGATTGATCGAGATGAATCGATTATTAAGGCAATGCCAATTAAGGACTTTGAAAGACCTCAATACCTGCTTTTCTTTACGAAAAATGGTATGGCAAAGAAAACAGAATTGATTAACTATAAAGCACAGCGTTACTCAAAACCATTAGTAGCTATTAATCTTAAAGGTGACGATGAAGTAGTTGATGTCCATCTTACAAATGGTAAACAAGAAGTGTTAATTGCCACACATATTGGTTATGCACTACGATTCCATGAAGAAGAAATTAATATCGTTGGTGCTAGAGCAGCTGGTGTCAAAGGCATTAATCTAAAAGATAATGATTATGTCATAGCTGGTAAGGTTATTACGAATCCTCAAAAAGAAAGTGTCGTTATCATGACACAGCGTGGTTCGATAAAGAAAATGAAGCTAACTGAATTTGAGTTCTCTGGAAGAGCAAAACGAGGTTTAATCATGCTTCGTGAATTAAAAGCGAACCCGCATCGAGTTGTTGGTATGGCTATACTTGAAGCACAAGATACTGTTTATCTTCAAACAGAAAAAGGAGAAATAGAATCTGTTAAAGTTGGCGAGCTCCGCTTTAATGATCGTTATTCAAATGGTTCCTTTGTTATTGATGAAACAGAAGCAGGCAAAATTGTAGAATTGTGGGAAGAAAAAATTACTCACGATGAAGCGTAA
- the parE gene encoding DNA topoisomerase IV subunit B: MAKNQQAFEYNDDAIQVLEGLEAVRKRPGMYIGSTDSRGLHHLVYEIVDNAVDEALAGFGDTIIVKIHRDNSISVKDRGRGMPTGMHKIGKPTPEVIFTILHAGGKFGQGGYKTSGGLHGVGASVVNALSEWVVVKIKRDGFVYEQRFENGGKPVTTLEKIGKTNQTGTTIHFKPDPTIFSTTTYNYETLCERLRESAFLLKGLRIEIVDERNNEQSVFHYENGIEAFVEYLNEEKDTLHPVVSLEGESNGIEVEYAFQFNDGYSENVLSFVNNVRTKDGGTHEAGAKTAMTRMFNEYARKVSLLKEKDKNLDGSDIREGLSAIVSVRVPEDLLQFEGQTKGKLGTSEARSAVDAVVSEHLAYFFEENPEVSSLLIKKSIKAAQAREAARKAREEARSGKKRKRGEAVLSGKLTPAQSKNPQKNELYLVEGDSAGGSAKQGRDRRFQAVLPLRGKVINTEKAKLADIFKNEEINTIIHAIGAGVGADFNVEDTNYDKVIIMTDADTDGAHIQVLLLTFFYRYMKPLVEAGKVYIALPPLYKVSKGSGKKEVIEYSWSDDDLQDAIKKIGKGYILQRYKGLGEMNADQLWETTMNPETRTLIRVKIDDLARAERRVTTLMGDKVEPRRKWIEANVAFGLEEEGNILENENIMVTEEESPS; encoded by the coding sequence GTGGCAAAGAATCAGCAAGCATTCGAATATAATGATGATGCCATTCAAGTATTAGAAGGATTAGAAGCTGTTAGGAAACGTCCCGGAATGTATATTGGGAGTACAGATTCTAGAGGTTTGCATCATCTAGTATATGAAATTGTAGATAACGCAGTCGATGAAGCACTGGCTGGATTTGGAGATACTATCATTGTAAAAATTCATCGTGACAATTCCATAAGTGTTAAGGATAGAGGACGTGGAATGCCAACTGGAATGCATAAGATTGGAAAGCCGACTCCTGAAGTTATCTTTACCATTCTTCATGCTGGAGGGAAATTTGGACAAGGTGGCTACAAAACAAGTGGTGGACTGCATGGTGTAGGTGCTTCTGTAGTTAACGCGTTATCAGAATGGGTTGTTGTAAAAATTAAGCGTGATGGCTTTGTTTACGAACAACGTTTTGAAAACGGCGGTAAACCTGTCACAACGTTAGAAAAAATCGGGAAAACAAATCAAACTGGAACAACGATACACTTTAAGCCAGACCCAACGATTTTTTCAACGACAACGTATAATTATGAAACGCTTTGTGAGCGATTAAGAGAATCTGCCTTTTTATTAAAAGGATTGCGCATTGAAATTGTGGATGAAAGAAATAATGAGCAAAGTGTTTTCCATTATGAAAATGGGATTGAAGCATTTGTTGAATACTTAAACGAAGAGAAAGATACACTTCATCCAGTAGTTAGCCTTGAGGGTGAAAGTAATGGAATTGAAGTAGAATATGCTTTTCAATTCAACGATGGCTATTCAGAAAATGTTTTGTCATTTGTTAATAATGTCCGCACGAAAGACGGCGGTACACATGAGGCTGGTGCCAAAACAGCAATGACTCGGATGTTTAATGAATATGCACGTAAAGTTAGTCTTCTCAAAGAAAAGGATAAAAACTTAGATGGTTCTGATATTCGTGAGGGTCTATCTGCAATAGTTTCCGTGCGAGTACCAGAAGACTTACTACAATTCGAGGGACAAACAAAAGGAAAATTAGGGACTAGTGAAGCAAGATCTGCTGTAGATGCCGTTGTATCGGAACACTTAGCCTATTTCTTTGAAGAAAACCCTGAAGTCAGTTCGCTTTTAATTAAAAAATCGATTAAAGCAGCACAAGCAAGAGAAGCAGCTCGAAAAGCAAGAGAAGAAGCAAGAAGTGGGAAAAAGCGTAAGCGCGGCGAAGCGGTTCTTTCGGGTAAGCTCACACCTGCCCAATCGAAAAATCCACAGAAAAATGAATTATATTTAGTGGAAGGAGATTCGGCGGGTGGTTCAGCAAAACAAGGAAGAGATCGTCGCTTCCAAGCAGTACTGCCTCTTCGTGGGAAAGTAATCAATACGGAAAAAGCAAAGCTTGCAGATATCTTTAAAAATGAAGAGATTAATACAATTATTCATGCGATCGGCGCAGGCGTTGGTGCGGACTTTAATGTAGAAGACACTAACTATGACAAAGTCATTATTATGACAGATGCGGATACAGATGGGGCACATATTCAAGTACTTCTATTAACGTTTTTCTATCGTTATATGAAACCACTTGTAGAAGCTGGTAAAGTATACATCGCCCTACCACCTCTATACAAGGTAAGTAAAGGTTCTGGAAAAAAAGAAGTAATCGAATACTCATGGAGTGACGATGACTTGCAAGATGCGATTAAAAAAATCGGCAAAGGTTATATTTTGCAGCGATATAAAGGACTTGGCGAGATGAATGCCGATCAATTATGGGAAACAACCATGAATCCGGAAACTAGAACGTTAATACGTGTTAAAATAGATGATCTTGCACGAGCGGAACGTCGTGTAACAACTTTAATGGGTGATAAAGTAGAACCACGGAGAAAATGGATTGAAGCAAATGTTGCATTCGGATTAGAAGAAGAAGGTAACATTCTGGAAAACGAAAATATTATGGTCACTGAGGAGGAGAGCCCATCATGA
- a CDS encoding IS3 family transposase (programmed frameshift) has protein sequence MGKNIYTSEIKWAVVRDKLEGKLTTREIMGKYGIKNKSQVETWMRWYENGEIYRFDQPIGKQYTFGHGPESLSKDERINNQLTHLKMENEILKKVFGDEKGVDKRIVVQLVEQFREKYSVTSILKVLEVPRSSYYRWTKGFGEHKNEHEELIIEICKATKYRNGHRKIRAILKRDHHIHLNRNTVQKIMQKYHLQCRVKPKRRWKSQGESEVIAPNIINRDFSACKPNEKWVTDITYIQYGSETLYLSTIMDLYNNEIIAYKVYNHQQTPLVIDTLEEALDKRHQPEGVIIHSDQGSVYTSYIFQNYVKEIHMISSMSRRGNCWDNAVIESFHSNLKAEEFQYCKFNTLSNLEVISRVEGYIHHYNEDRIQAKLGYLTPKEFGLNAA, from the exons ATGGGCAAAAATATTTATACAAGTGAAATCAAATGGGCGGTAGTAAGGGACAAGCTTGAAGGGAAATTAACAACAAGAGAAATTATGGGTAAGTATGGAATTAAGAATAAATCTCAAGTTGAAACATGGATGAGATGGTATGAAAATGGGGAGATTTATCGGTTTGACCAACCAATCGGTAAACAATACACATTCGGACATGGTCCGGAATCTTTAAGCAAGGATGAGCGAATTAATAATCAACTTACTCACCTAAAGATGGAGAATGAAATCTTAA AAAAAGTATTTGGCGATGAGAAAGGTGTCGATAAAAGGATAGTAGTACAATTGGTTGAACAATTTCGAGAAAAATATAGTGTTACCTCCATTTTAAAAGTATTGGAGGTTCCTCGTTCTAGTTATTACCGTTGGACAAAAGGTTTTGGGGAACATAAAAATGAGCATGAAGAGCTGATTATTGAAATCTGTAAGGCTACAAAATATAGAAATGGTCACCGTAAAATTAGAGCTATTTTAAAGCGAGATCATCATATTCATCTCAATAGGAATACAGTTCAAAAGATTATGCAGAAGTATCATTTGCAGTGTAGGGTGAAGCCGAAACGTAGATGGAAATCACAAGGAGAGAGTGAAGTAATCGCACCTAATATTATTAATCGAGATTTTAGCGCATGTAAACCAAATGAGAAGTGGGTAACGGATATTACGTATATTCAATATGGTAGCGAGACTCTATATCTGTCTACAATTATGGATTTGTACAATAATGAAATCATAGCTTATAAGGTTTATAACCATCAACAAACACCTTTAGTAATTGATACTTTGGAGGAAGCTCTAGATAAGCGGCATCAGCCAGAAGGAGTTATAATTCATTCTGATCAAGGAAGTGTGTATACTTCATATATCTTTCAAAATTATGTGAAAGAAATTCATATGATAAGTAGTATGTCCAGAAGAGGAAACTGTTGGGATAATGCGGTGATTGAATCTTTTCATTCAAATCTAAAAGCCGAGGAATTTCAGTATTGTAAGTTTAATACGTTATCGAATTTAGAGGTTATTTCTAGAGTAGAAGGATATATTCATCATTATAATGAAGATAGAATTCAAGCAAAATTAGGCTACTTAACTCCAAAAGAATTTGGGTTAAATGCAGCTTAA
- a CDS encoding CoA-binding protein: MAINNPSREEIGEILKKAKRIAVVGLSDNPSRTSYMVSEAMKNAGYEIIPVNPTVDEVLGVKAVKQLTDIEGHVDIVNVFRRSEYLPEVAAEFEKIDADVFWAQLGLVHEETFDDLKEKGYTVIMDRCIKVEHAMTK, translated from the coding sequence ATGGCTATTAATAATCCAAGTCGTGAAGAAATTGGTGAAATTTTAAAAAAAGCAAAGAGAATTGCGGTTGTTGGTTTAAGTGATAATCCTTCTAGGACCTCTTATATGGTTTCAGAAGCAATGAAAAATGCTGGATATGAAATTATTCCTGTTAATCCAACTGTAGACGAGGTACTTGGAGTTAAAGCGGTTAAGCAGTTAACAGATATTGAAGGACATGTCGATATTGTCAATGTATTTAGAAGATCTGAATATTTGCCAGAGGTTGCAGCTGAGTTCGAAAAAATAGATGCAGATGTATTTTGGGCACAATTGGGACTAGTACATGAAGAAACGTTTGATGATTTAAAAGAAAAAGGGTATACGGTAATCATGGATCGTTGCATTAAAGTCGAACATGCGATGACAAAATAA
- a CDS encoding DNA alkylation repair protein — translation MNKSKDNLTSNLLENLSFIFDQNQDREKAIPMEKYMKNHFKFLGIKTPERRALMKQFFSETDLLKLDFQQNFVQSLWEKKEREYQYAALDYINKSLKKISKQDLPLFEKLIMTKSWWDTVDSIAPHAVGHIAKIAPEVKDEVIETWAYGDHLWLRRASILFQLKYKEDTEESRLYRYILHNASSKEFFIQKAIGWSLREYSKTNPESVRQFIHEHSLSKLSIREGSKYI, via the coding sequence ATGAATAAATCCAAGGATAATTTAACTAGTAACTTATTAGAAAACTTGTCTTTTATATTTGATCAAAATCAGGATAGAGAAAAGGCCATACCGATGGAAAAATATATGAAGAATCATTTCAAGTTTTTAGGTATTAAAACACCGGAACGAAGAGCGCTGATGAAACAGTTTTTTTCAGAAACAGACCTTTTAAAGTTAGACTTTCAGCAAAATTTTGTGCAAAGTTTGTGGGAGAAAAAGGAGCGTGAATACCAATATGCAGCGTTAGATTATATAAACAAATCACTGAAAAAAATAAGTAAGCAGGACCTCCCCTTATTTGAAAAGTTGATTATGACGAAATCTTGGTGGGATACAGTTGATAGCATTGCTCCTCATGCCGTTGGTCATATTGCAAAGATCGCTCCAGAAGTGAAGGATGAAGTAATAGAGACTTGGGCTTATGGAGATCATTTATGGCTGCGAAGAGCTTCTATACTATTTCAGCTTAAATATAAAGAAGATACAGAAGAAAGTCGCCTGTACCGATATATCTTGCATAATGCATCAAGTAAGGAATTCTTTATTCAAAAAGCGATTGGCTGGAGTTTAAGGGAATACTCAAAAACCAATCCAGAATCAGTTAGACAGTTTATTCACGAACATAGTTTATCTAAGTTAAGTATACGTGAAGGCAGTAAATATATTTAA
- a CDS encoding glycosyl hydrolase family 18 protein, giving the protein MTQINYSFQKKTPNKKLFIGFILAVLLVVISTILLIFYPFGNKDKINYFQGENPIFLNGEQIGNAIFDKDTVYLPLKIWQEKIDDSITYDENSNSVIVTTKDKVIQFPSDSVSYYVNDKNTELSFHPLRDEDGTIYVALDPLASFYPIEYTILDDKHVVLLEENGQERADGIFTSKKVRKDFTRLRSEATLYSPYTDDLAPGEHITIEKEEEDFYFVRKENGIAGFVKKKYVEKGKSAVVQVELEQKEPKLNKINGPIQLTWEAVYSRNPDTSSIPKMNGVNVVSPTWFKLSGDDGNVSNLGSKAYVDWAHKQGYQVWGLFSNNFDPDNTHEVLKDYQKRQAIIRQLLVYSEMYNLDGINIDIENVREEDGKYVTQFVREATPYLHEAGITVSMDITFIAGGNYSAFLQRDHLAEIVDYLVVMAYDEHWATSPIAGSVASFPWVEANLETLLDIVPNDKLVLGVPLYARLWEEKESGEISSKALSMAKVEEWLEKYKVTPTYDEVSGQNYGEYFDEKTKSTYKIWLEDELSLAKRAELVEKYELAGLASWSRTFANETAWNALSLETKKQ; this is encoded by the coding sequence ATGACACAAATAAATTATTCCTTTCAAAAAAAAACGCCAAATAAAAAACTCTTTATTGGTTTTATTCTAGCTGTATTATTAGTTGTAATCTCTACTATCCTGTTAATTTTTTACCCATTCGGTAATAAAGATAAGATAAATTACTTTCAAGGAGAAAACCCTATCTTCTTAAATGGGGAACAGATCGGCAATGCAATCTTTGATAAGGATACGGTATATTTACCTTTAAAAATATGGCAAGAAAAAATAGATGACAGCATTACGTATGATGAAAATAGTAATTCCGTTATTGTGACGACAAAAGATAAAGTGATTCAATTTCCATCCGATTCCGTTTCCTATTATGTAAATGATAAAAATACGGAGCTTTCTTTTCATCCATTAAGAGATGAGGATGGAACGATTTATGTTGCACTTGATCCATTAGCAAGTTTTTATCCAATCGAATACACCATTTTAGATGATAAGCATGTTGTTCTTTTAGAAGAAAATGGCCAAGAAAGAGCGGATGGGATATTTACATCTAAAAAGGTGAGAAAAGATTTCACAAGATTGCGTTCAGAAGCAACATTATACTCTCCTTATACAGATGACTTAGCTCCTGGTGAGCATATAACAATTGAAAAAGAAGAAGAAGACTTTTATTTTGTTAGAAAAGAGAATGGAATCGCTGGATTTGTGAAAAAGAAATATGTTGAAAAAGGTAAATCAGCGGTTGTTCAAGTAGAATTAGAACAGAAGGAACCAAAACTGAATAAAATCAACGGTCCTATCCAATTAACTTGGGAAGCCGTATACTCTAGAAATCCAGATACTTCAAGCATTCCAAAAATGAACGGTGTAAATGTTGTTTCTCCCACTTGGTTTAAGCTGTCGGGAGATGACGGCAATGTTAGTAATCTAGGATCAAAAGCATACGTAGATTGGGCGCATAAACAAGGCTATCAAGTATGGGGATTGTTTTCTAATAATTTTGATCCTGATAATACACATGAAGTATTGAAGGATTATCAGAAAAGGCAAGCAATAATTAGACAACTTTTAGTCTATAGTGAAATGTATAATTTAGATGGGATTAACATTGATATTGAAAATGTTCGCGAAGAAGATGGTAAATATGTCACTCAGTTTGTGAGAGAAGCAACGCCATATTTACATGAGGCGGGAATTACAGTGTCCATGGACATTACGTTTATCGCTGGCGGAAATTATTCTGCATTTTTACAGCGTGACCACCTAGCTGAAATCGTCGATTATTTAGTTGTAATGGCATATGATGAGCACTGGGCGACAAGTCCAATTGCTGGGAGTGTAGCGAGTTTCCCTTGGGTAGAGGCTAATTTAGAAACCTTACTCGATATTGTTCCAAATGATAAGCTCGTTTTAGGTGTACCTTTATATGCTCGTTTATGGGAAGAGAAGGAAAGCGGAGAAATATCTTCTAAGGCACTTTCAATGGCAAAGGTCGAGGAATGGTTAGAAAAGTATAAAGTGACACCAACGTACGATGAAGTTAGCGGTCAAAACTATGGGGAATATTTTGACGAGAAAACAAAATCTACCTATAAAATTTGGCTGGAAGATGAACTATCTTTAGCAAAAAGAGCCGAATTAGTAGAAAAATATGAGTTAGCTGGACTTGCAAGTTGGTCCCGCACTTTTGCAAACGAAACAGCATGGAATGCACTATCCTTAGAAACAAAGAAACAGTAA
- a CDS encoding GNAT family N-acetyltransferase, translated as MIKLKNGLEIQVRKYQEDDFPSIHALNREEQWNNLVAKKEDTISAWNHSNIAYVAMLDDKIIGYIRGMTDQSITMYICELLIDQTYRSLGIGHNLLYYVHRLYPNTRVEMLASSTSHTYYETKGYRAFYGFRKNFTEYK; from the coding sequence ATGATTAAGTTAAAAAACGGACTGGAAATACAGGTGCGAAAATATCAAGAAGATGATTTCCCATCTATACACGCATTAAATAGAGAAGAACAGTGGAATAACTTAGTAGCCAAAAAAGAAGATACAATATCCGCTTGGAATCATTCTAATATTGCTTATGTTGCAATGTTAGATGATAAAATAATCGGCTATATTAGGGGGATGACAGATCAATCAATTACTATGTATATTTGTGAATTGCTAATTGATCAGACATATAGGAGCTTAGGGATTGGACATAATTTATTATACTATGTCCATCGTTTATATCCAAATACTAGAGTAGAAATGCTGGCATCCAGTACGTCACATACCTATTATGAAACCAAAGGTTATCGTGCTTTTTATGGATTTCGAAAGAACTTTACTGAATATAAGTGA